DNA sequence from the Glycine soja cultivar W05 chromosome 18, ASM419377v2, whole genome shotgun sequence genome:
taatgattttaaaaccaaaaatttcaaaaaaaatattttaatatttcctGCGAAAATGAATTGGCATGTAAATCCGCAGGAAAACTTATCTGCagattttcattattataatatcaatatattttacaCGTGGATATATGTCCCCAAGAAAATTCACATGTATTTTCTACGGATTACTTTTCTGCATAAAATCTCACAAGTATTTCCTGTGAATAATGTTTCACATAAAGTTCCACAAAAATTTCCGGTCATTTTTTTTTCCGCAGAGTCAAATTCTGCAGGAAATTTGCACTTTTTTGGTTGTTACATTCTATGGGCACAAGTTCACATTGGTTTTGTGTCTGCTTTATGATACCCAGTAGGAATGGCGACCGTTCTTATCCATAGTAAGCTATTTATCTTGTGAAACATGATTGGACTCATCGACATAAATGATGGAAGGTGGTGGCCATGGCATTTCTAAATCCAACTATCTGAGGTATTTGACACATAATATATACATTGATTAACTTTAAAAGTGGCATGGTTTgatgttttattcttttttctcttactccttcaaatatatatttttttgtcctttaaatattaatttattgtttgatgACAAATGTTAAACAGCAAACTTAAAActgattgaaaaacaaaacaaaacaaaaaatattgttaaaaaagaaaatttcactTAGGTCAACAATATTTTTCAACTATACATTTTAATCACTCTTTATAAACATTCTTACTTTCTCTGTGAGATAATTATTATTTGCACAGTATTTTAATAAACTTGATCTCTAATATAAATTTGAGTTTTCATTTTCAAGCTTGTAGATGTACGTCTTTtactgaaatttcaattttcttgtAAGATATAGCTAGTTTCACcattatttaatacttatttttatattttcaactaGTTTAAAGTAtcaatatgtatgtatgtattctCAAATCCCAATTTtactacttttaattttttttcctttaaacctaggttacttttttttttgtacttatatatagttgaattatttaaatttttcttataacttttttactttttattttataaactgtagttaaattagaaaataaaacacttatataaatataaatcaatgCATGCATAACATACTTGTTAGTATATTTACTTAAGTAAGACAATTTGTTGTGTTTTTACGTATATATCCTGCATGCTTGTATAAATCGGTTCACTAAATTATTCACACAACTGGTACGCCTAGTTACATTTCTTAACTGTAGTTAAGGTTGATTCCTAATcatgtatattaaaataaattgagaaaaacaacacaaaacttTGTTATAATCGTAATTAATACCTCGCTGTTAATTAACTATCGGTCGATTAAAGGTATATACTCTTTGTGAAAATAGATCTATCTCATTAAtttaactaatatatttttaaaaaagggaAAGATAATTCTCATTAAATAAGTGAGAGCTGGGTACATTAGAGGCAtaacatggtatcagagtaAGTTCTGACCTTGGGACTTCACTTAATGCCAAttgattttaagatgaaatctaaaaTATACTAATTTTGATGTCTATGGGTGGAGCTAAAGAAGCTAAGATGTAGGGTGGTTTGTTTTTGCCAACCTTCTTCTAACATAACAAAGTGAGTAAAAACCACAAATCACAGCATGCACCACATGgtaatgtaaatattttctaaTGTCAAATGGTCAAGAATGCAATACCGGTCCATCTCACCGTGAATAAGACGCTTTCAGACGAGTCAGATTAAaactggtatttttttttttaatttgtaatttgagcTTCGAAAAATTTATCCCATTAATTTATACTTAAAACAAAGGAAATTAAGACAAACCAACAACCTTCTAATCTTTGTTTTGCACGCTTGGCTCGTTCTATGGTTTGGCATGCATGTGATTGTCACATGTCACCATCCtaacaattaaatataaaaatttttgcactccattttttctttgttcccttaagttgttcattttattattaacttttatattattttattagaattttctttttttatattattttattagaatgtaTATATTGACTCATTTTcagtaaaattatattatttaaataaagaaataagcaTAAATATACGTACATATATGCTTGGGTAGATcaatttctattttgatttgtcttatgatttgtttgtttatgtATAGGAAGAACTTTTTCTTGTGATCTTGTTCTATATAACTCccgtgttttttttatcatatcttgTCTAACATCTGTTTTATATATGAACGTTGCTTTGCATAGAAAAACTGAGAGAGATGATggataaggaggaagcaacacCATTGTTAAGAAAGAGTGAGGTGGCACCATTAGAGGATGATGATGCATTTTGTGTAGAGCTTAAAAGGGTAGGCTCCATGGCAGCTCCAATGGTGGCTGCGAATATGTGTCAGTTCCTTCTACAAGTTGTGTCACTGATGATGGTGGGACATCTTGGGCTTCTTGTCTCATTCTCTGGGGTTGCAATTGCCATCTCTTTTGCTGAAGTTACCGGCTTTTGTGTTCTTGTAAAGTCTTctttgatacttttttttttcttccatgcacCTACCTATATATATTTGCTTTAGTCCATTCgccatatttttctaatttatactTGTACATAGTATCTTTTCTAAAATAGTGTTTGTGAAGATTCAAGAGTGATTCAGATTaagcttctttttctctcttttatcttttcaaaactttctctgaTTCATTCAGTTATTCAGTTAGTACATGGTACTAAAATACCTGTAGCCAGGTCACTCGCCAAAAGTATAATAAaagaccatatatatatatattgattattaGTTGATTCACTTtgatttatctaatttttttgttaattaatatgaataaagTTTCACTTGGAAAGCCATTTAGTACATTGGCACCTCATCAAAGCCTTTCGAAgcagattaaaagaaaataaatggtaCTTCTTAGTTAGCAGGTGCGGGTGATGATGTGATTAGTGAAATGATCTAGGAGATTgtcttctttgttttgaagataggatcctttttatttatttattttgaaacaagTAAATAGTGAATTTGTGTAAAGGATTTTTATACTCGTTGAATCACAAATTGACATGTTAAATTTTTCACACTAGTGCATAGAAATTTAATTCTTTCAAAATATACATTGTTGTTTGACTTAGCTGATAAAACTTTCTCTTAGTCCAATGTCAAACTTTTGATAAAGGATCTGCAAGAAAGAGTTGAGTTGAAATTCGCCCTTTATTCAAGTTTCTAGTTTAGCCTAAGTCACTTTAAATTTTCTGGTACAGTTCTAAATTAATCTCCACCCTGAATTCTTGATGACTCTGACATGATTGCTAAATGGCTTGCAGATGGGAATGGCTGGTGCATTGGAAACTTTATGTGGCCAAACCTATGGTGCAGAAGAATTTACAGAGATTGGAAACTACACTTTTTGTGCAATTGTCACTTTGCTTTTGGTTTGTCTCCCCATATCTCTGCTGTGGATATTCATGGATAAAATACTATTGCTGTTTGGTCAAGACCCTGAAATTTCTCATGTAGCTCACAAGTACTGCATATGCTCCATCCCTGCACTGTATGGATTTGCTGTTCTTCAATGTCAGATCCGCTATTTCCAGACTCAGAGTATGATCTTTCCCATGGTTTTCAGCTCAATTGCGGTTCTGTGTTTGCATGTTCCTATTTGTTGGGGTCTGGTATTCAAATTGGGGCTGGGACATGTTGGAGCAGCATATGCTATTGGAATttcatattggttaaatgtcaTTGGGCTTGGAATTTATATGAATTATTCTCCAGCATGTGAGAAGACCAAAATTGTGTTTTCATTTAATGCTTTACTAAGCATTCCAGAGTTCTGCCAATTTGCTATTCCTTCTGGGCTGATGTTTTGGTAATGTATTATGACATTGCACAATGGTTTTTTCAGTTTAGTCATCTcctatttgattttcttaattgtTTCATTGTTCATAGTTTTGAAATGTGGTCATTTGAGCTACTTACATTATTTGCTGGGCTTTTACCTAATCCACAACTTCAAACCTCAGTTCTTTCTGTCTGGTGAGaggaataatttttattaattattgaagAATAGGGCTGACAACACACTATCTAACACACTTTAtactatttgattaaaatttattagagattATAAAATCATGAATGAAAGCTCATTACATAAGTAGTGGTACctatataaatttatgatttctaataaattttgactaatAACAAAGAGTGTGTTTAAAATAGTGTTAGAAAGTGTGTTAATAGcatttttcattattgaaaTAATTCGTGAAGTGTTTTTCTaacatatttttaactttttcagcCTTAACACAACAACATTGCACTACATCATTCCATATGCTGTTGGAGCTTCTGCAAGGTTAGGTCCAAATTTGTTTCTTCATTTCTATACACAAGATCAATGGCACTGCACAATTGTCTGCTGACAAATCACGATCTTATGAATTTTACTTTGCAGTACTCGCATTTCGAATGAATTAGGAGCAGGGAATCCAAAGGCAGCTCAAGGTATTGTTCGTGTTGTTGTGATTCTTGGAATTGTCGATGGGGTTATTGTCAGCACTTTCTTCGTTTGTTGTAGGCATATATTAGGATATGCTTATAGCAATGACAAGGAAGTTGTAGATTATGTTTCAGACATTGTTCCCATTCTTTGTGGATCTTTTACTGCAGATAGTCTAATAGGAGCTCTTTCCGGTGAGCTTTATGTACTGAAATAGTCTATGTTCTTCTAGCATGCTTAATTGAGGACAAATAGTAGCAATAAAATGGATATTTGTATGTGCAGGGATTGCAAGAGGTGGTGGATTTCAGCAAATAGGGGCTTATGTGAACCTTGGAGCCTATTATCTTGTGGGAGTTCCTTTGGCATTCTTATTGGGTTTTGTTCTACATTTCAATGCCAAGGGACTCTGGATGGGAAGTCTTACAGGGTCTGTTCTACAAGTGATTATTCTGACTGTTGTAACAGTGTTAACAGATTGGCAGAAAGAGGTTGGTTTATACTTTCATATGTGACTTCTCCATTGCTAATAATTGCTTGAgtcatttgttctttttcttttccaactAGTTTTTGAGCCCTTTTCGTTGCCTTTGCTTGATGAATCCAATGGATGTCTGTTAATTAAAGTGGCTCTAAATGATTATCTTTTGTGGTTACTGCAGGCAACGAAAGCAAGGGAGAGAATAGTTGAGAAGTCAATTAAAGTTCATAATGATTCAGTGATATGATCCAAGGATCCAATCACTATAATAACTTGGGAAGCCTAAAACATGGGATGTTTAGAAGGAAGTCTAGCCTATAAACAATAGGAACTTTGTAGCTTTGAGGCAGATTGGAGTCTGAATGAAAGTTTGAGTTTTCTACTTTTGTGAGAGCTTCCCTTGGTTCTAGGCAAAGAACTAAATTTGACCTTATCAAGGTAATTTGTGGCGATCAAATCTATGACTTATCACCCATCTTCTCCCCTATTTCTTGAGTGCGGCGTCAATatccttttctaaaagaaaactaaatcaATTTCTTAGTCTGAAAACTTCAACCCGATCCGTCTCGTTTCCGTGTTCATATCATTCAgtgagaaattttttaaatatagtagaagaatgaaagagtggaaaaaaaaggaagtactgactAATTTTCTGTTAGATTCTGGTTTTGctattgtttctattttttggtgaaGTAAACAGATAAAAGTTATTATGTCTGTATATATGTGATTTAAGAACCGGAATTGTGCCTATGAAGTGTAAGGGTAGCACATAAGTCAGAACTTAGAAAATTATTCATGACATGCTGCAGTTACATGGAGGTGGATCCGGGCTTCCATTTTAGTATCTCTTTCATGTTCTGTGTCGAGGCAAGGAATTGATCTTCAGATTGAGGGTGTGTTTTGTTTGGAGTGTGTTAACAAGGGGCTATTTCTATAAGGTTGGTCCTTCATTGCGGTACAGGGTTGGTGATAACGTggattttttattgttgttggaTGAAAAGTCGACATGGATCTTTATATTGTTGTGGGATGAAAAGTGGTGGGAGCCTCTACGGTTTTGCAGATTCAATGGAATTTAATAGTATCGAGGTGGAAGATGTATGTTTTATAGTCTTGAGTTAATTACAACCAAATAAGCTTTGGAAGTAATGGTAACTATAATGGTAATTACGTTGGGTGTGACATATAGTTGTTTTATGTTTGTTAGGGGGGTGGATGAACTATTGTTTtgcattgcttttttttttttttagctttcgttATTACAAATCTTTGTACTGTTGTTGACATATTTGGAGTGATCACATCTTGTGGTGTATCCAAatctgttttattttaatacaagtttctttggctttttttcaagaaaagtaTCTCTTTCATGTTTAACTCATAATAATTATCTAATTGACAAGGTTTTACACAGTATATAAGCTGAAAGATAGCTTCCACTCCATTTTGGTCATTGGTTAATTGGGGTTTGTGCTATTCTCTCCTTTTGATCAACGATCATTTAATCAGAGGGACTCAAGAATCCAATTAATTTTGAGCCGAGGAATGCCCAAAAAAAGAGTtgcaaaaattacattaaatcaTAGTAACAGATATTGTTATCATATATGGATAtaactttcaaataaaatatactaatatttaaattatgacttgacttattattataatgtagtatttttttaattctgagACGAGAAGCGAGTTAGAAAACAATCATAAATAATGGATAGGAATGGATAGTCTGACTAGTCGTCTCTGTCTCTCGAATAATCTGAGCATTGTCGGTTCTGTCTTGGACTAATCCTCTTGTTTGAAGGCACACACTTTTTGCACGAGAaatcataaaagaaaacaagaggGTGACCTTCATTCTTCACCTTCTCGTATCCTTGATTAGGCTTTAAACACACTCACGTGGGTActccaaaagaaagaaagaaatggaggaGACCTTATTGTTGCCAAAAGAAAACAAGAGGGTGAGCTCAAACTCAAAGAGTAGTAGTAGTGGTAGTGGATTTGTCCAAGAATTTAAGAAGGTGAGTTTGATGGCAGCACCAATGGTTGTGGTCTCAGTGTCACAGTTTTTGCTACAGGTGGTGTCATTGATGATGGTTGGTCGGTCATCTTGGCGAACTCTCCCTTGCAGGTATTGCATTGGCCACTTCCTTTGCAGATGTCACTGGCTTTAACATACTTGTATGTTCCCTCCTTTCCTTTCCTCATTTTTACATCCAAATAATCGAGAGAAGTTagtttcttaaataaatttatgtaatttgaaGGATTAGTCTTAAAAGATAATATTCTTATTCTTAAAAGATAAATCAAAGTAGACAAGCAGTCAAAACTTACTAGTTTCTACAAATTCTCGTgatggaaaaataatatttttttgctagGACTCTGTGATCTCTATATGCTGAAAGAATAatgttaactcgttggcaagtgtaccaaatcgtcacaagtagtaaagttctcggaagtccgaatgtcgaatccacagggactCTATTTTTACTTAGATGAAtgcaaattcaatttaaaatcaagagataagaatttaaaataaaagataaagaaagataaaagataagataagatatttaaagataagattagaagataaaagattgaaagatcaaaattgaagataaaatatttaaattgagatatgataaagataagaataactacttctaagaaaactcaacagtaaaataaggaataactaacaagtctaattagcctagatatatggattctggatttatctcttatcaataccagtgaactaattctgccccacatctatccatctacttgcccctgatgcctcacgatgacaagcctacctTAATTACCTATCTTCCAAATGCCCTTTGCGAAGACTCAATAACTAAGATGCTTTAAGATtacattctagatgtttgctaaagcatgggcATTGAGGCATTAAGTCATGCCAACCCAatgatttctttctttaattattctattaagcgttaccctctcccgagtggcctaacccttaaaaccgattcacgcattcatttcttatccctaattaggctttaccctctcccgagtggcctaaagACTAACAGAAAACAAGGTCCGAGATGCAGaataagcaagaaagaaaatcagatataagaatctggaagaaaaatcctctaaaagataacccgataattttctccttttagTGTTCTCTTAAGCGTTatcctctcccgagtggcctaacccttaTTAGTCACTCATGGTCATGAGGGCTACAATGAGaggaggggtgaaagaaagaaagggagtaaatgaaacccctaggagagggggttTTGTGGTGGCGTCTGCCCGTTCGACTGActttctatttatagctgctgaagtgggctttgggccttcataggcgcgcttagcgcgtgacgcgcgcttagcgcgcgtgTTGGGTTGGACCTGCTtcagattttcttcttttcttcaattttcctgccctttttgcttgttacacctccaatttttatatctgcaaccaaaaattcaatttaattaattttctaacttttaatcacaaacaactgctaaataattaatttcaggccaatatttgactaattttctactatcaaaatacaattatttagcagttatcaaataaatttaacgTCTTCCATTCAGCCTCGTgagtaattttatatattaataaatgtattgcttattttttttttggttaaaattgtAAATGTATTACTTTGAAATACTTACATATGTTTTTTGACTAGCTGTATAGCTTATATATTGATCTGACATATTTTCTAGTTGTCAATGCTATTTTAGGGGTGCAATATTGCAATCACACATATTGGAACTTgagtgtgtttgtttgtttactAAATGTGGTATTTGTTATGAACTGGCATGCCTAGACAATCTCCAATACATGATTTTTCTTTAGGTTCTTAAGTGGATTCCATTTGTACACATAGTGCATGATAACAACAGTTTTCTGCTTTCTTTAGTGTCATAGTGCCTTGGTAGTTGACTGAACATGAAATGTAATGCAGATGGGAATGGCAGGTGCTTTGGAAACTCAATGTGCCCAATCATTTGGAACCGAGCAGTTTCATAAGCTTGGAAACTATGTCTTCTGTGCAATACTCTTTCTCATTTTAAGCAGTGCCCCAAAATCTATCCTATGGATTTTCATGGATAAACTGCTTGTTCTTTTGGGGCAAGATCATGCTATTTCACTAGTAGCTGGAAACTACTGCATTTGGCTCATTCCTGCACTCTTTGGTTATGCTGTTCTTCAAGCTTTGGTTCGTTATTTTCAGACTCAGAGCTTGATCTTTCCAATGCTTGTAACCTCAGTTGTTGTTTTAGTTTTGCATATACCTATTTGTTGGGTACTAGTGTTTGAACTGGGACTTGGACAAAATGAAGCGGCCTTATCCATTGGAATTTCGTATTGGCTCAGTGTCATGTTACTTATAGTTTACACAGTATTATCCGTCATGTCAGAAAACTAAGGTAGCTTTAGGTAGCAATGCTTTAAGaagcatcaaagagtttttCTTCTTAGCCATCCCATCTGCACTTATGATTTGGTAAGTTTCTAGTTTTGCCCCTGTATGATtggagaaattattacatggtTTAGGATTACCATGGTCCAAGACCACCATGATTCCAACTATTTTTCCATGTGACATGTATACCGAGTTTAATTAACTCTTTTTCGTTAATTGAAAATCTCAATTATATATCATGTAAAGATTGATCGAGACCATGGATATGTGGTGGTTCCAAACCATGTAacaattttttgtataattgGGGAGGCCAATGACTCGATGCTGCTTCTTCTCTATACTTTTTGTTTGTAAcatatttcatcttttttttttttgaaaataacatgTTTCTATCTTAATGGATACATTCAGTTGAGTGGTGGTCGGTCATTAGAGCTACTAGTAATACTTGCTGGTCTTTTACCAAATCCCAAACTTGAAACTTCAGTTCTATCAATCTGGTGTGTTTCTCCATGATCCTgttatgtaaatatttaaaagttcatTACCTGATAACTCAGGGATTCATCTGACTTATGTTTTCTTTGAGCAGCCTTAAAATTTGCAACTTGCACTATTTCATTCCATATGGGACCGGTGCTGCAGTAAGGTATGctctatatacacacacattgaTGTATTATGTAGGAGGCttattgataactgctaaataattgtattttgatagtagaaaattagtcaaatattggcttgaaattaattatttagcagttatttgtgattaaaagttagaaaattaattaaattgaatttttgggtgcagatataaaaattggaggtgtaacaagcaaaaagggcagaaaaattgaagaaaagaagaaaatttgaagaaggcCCAACCCAATACGCGCGCTCAGCGCGCATCACGAGCTAAGCGGGCCAGGAAGTACATGCGCTAAGCGCGgggtgtcgcgctaagcgcgcctacgaaggcccaaagcccacttcGGCAACTATAAATAGAGTCAATCCAAGGGACATAGGACTACCACCACAGaaccccctctcctaggggtttcatttactctctttctttcacccccttctcattgtaaagccctcatgaCCATGAGTGGCTAACCCCCTTGCTAGGGCCTGataggcctaaaaagccaatgatgtatggagcatttcaagagttatcaataaaaaaaaggaattccCTCCaagttctttatttatttatcgttctttctttttacatctTGTATCTCTGACTTGTTTTCTGTTAGGGtttagtccactcgggagagggtaaagcctaattaggggtaaggaatgaatacttgaatctgttttaagggttaggccactcgggagagggtaacgcttaagaGAACACTAAAAGGAGGAAATTATCGGGTTATCTTTTAGAGGGTTTTTCCTTCCAGTTTCTTTtatctgcttttctttcttgcttattCTGCATCTCGGACTTTGTTTTCTGTTAGTctttaggccactcgggagagggtaaagcctaattaggaATAAGGAATGAATGTGTGAAtcggttttaagggttaggccactcgggagagggtaacgcttaatagaacactaaaagaaagaaattattgggttagcatgacttaatgccccaatgcccatgctttagcaaacatctagaatgtaatcctaatgcatcttagttattgagtcttcgcaaagggcatttggaagataggtaattaaggtaggcttgtcatcgtgaggcatcaggggcaagtagatggatagatgtggggcagaattagttcactggtattgataacagacaaatcctgaatccatatatctaggctgATTAGACTGGTTAGGTTTtagcaattttattatatagattttatttctcctttatttgaatttcgtagaagtagttatctttatcatatcgcaatttaaatattttatcttctgtTTTGATCcttcaatcttttatcttttcttttatcttctaattttatctttaagtatcttatcttttcttttctcttttaagtttatctataaatattttatcttttctttactttatcttctatctttctttatcttttattttaaattcttatctcttgcttttaaattgggtttgcattaatctaagtacaaacaaagtccatgtggattcgacactcggacttccgagaactttactacttgtaacgatttggtacacttgccaatgagATAACACTTATATTGTCGTGTGAGGAGATAATTTGATCATATCGCTGTATTGGATGGTCAAGATTAGATTTTAGAAAAGCAATCTTAACCatgcatatataaaatattatatggtCAGGATTGAAGTTTTCATGTTCTTACTAATACTCCTCATGTTATGCATCTTACTTTTGTGATTGTTATACACACTAGTGGAAACATCAAGCACATAATAAAAGAATATCCTTCTATAATTTTGTAGTAGTCGGGTTTCAAACGAATTAGGGGCAGGAAGACCACAGGCAGCTCGAGAGGCTGTTTTTGCTGTAATTGTTCTAACATTCACGGATGCAATTGTCTTTAGCTCTGTTCTATTTTGCTTCCGTCATGTGCTGGGATTTGCATTTAGCAATGAGATGGAAGTTGTACATTCTGTTGCAAAGATAGTTCCAGTGCTTTGTCTCTCTTTCAGTGTGGATGGCTTTCTAGGAGTTTTGTGTGGTAAGTTTTTCACATTGACCGTTATAAATGTGCTGTTTGAATAAATTTCTCATTAAAcacttttaagagaaaaaaataagatggtAAAATATATTGAGTTTCtcccataagttaaaatcaacttatacacCTTACCTTTTGAAGGAATTAAATGAGAGAATTTTTACAAAAGTTAAGtccataaattgattttaacttatgagagaagctcaatttattttatctttttattttcttcttttctaagTGTTTATGGAGAAATCTATAAAAACAAAGCCACATGCTTGCCATTTCATGATTGTGCaatgaaaatacatttttaaaaggGAATGACAATCATTTCACTCATTGATAACAACAGCTCTATGGTCAAAGCTAGTAGATATATTGTGGCAAATAAACATTAGGTTTGCAGCTCTCAGTTGTGTGTTCAATGAATCAAGAATTGTAAGAGGAAGTAGATTGCAGAAGATGGGGGCAATTAGCAATCTTGTAGCATATTATGCTGTGGGAATCCCTGTGTCTCTCGTGTTTGGTTTTGGTCTTAATTTCTATGGGAAAGGCCTTTAGATTGGAATATTGACCAGTTCTACACTACAAACAATGATACTTGCTTTGTTGACAGCATCTACAAACTGGGAAAAACAGGTTCTTACTTCTGTGCTTTTCCTGttgttttatgttattttattatatttcattcCATAACACTCCAATGACTCCACCCATTGATCCATtgctttaatttcaattttgtccTATAAATTAttagacatcaaaacatctacATTAACCACTTGTAGATTTAATAACAGTTGCAATAACCTTTATTCTGCTTCACTGATATTTAGGGAAGATAGCAATAAATCTTATGGAAAGTGTGAGCAGTTGTCGTGTTACTCGCAGATTCACAAAGTTTGTTAAACTTGCTATAATTTGCAGGCATCCTTGGCAGTTGAGAGATTATCCGAGCCTGATGATGAGGGTGTTTTCTAAGGTCATAACGGGTTAGTTTGCGCTTGAAAATGAAGGAAGAACAAAAGTTTTGCAACCCCATTatgtaattgaaaaatattactgacacttttaaaaatatgtggGGATCAGTCCGGTGGTGGAAGAAATTTgggaacaaaaaataattttaatttggttaaaaaaacttaaatatatttttaacctctaataaattagtaaatcttatttagaatcTCTAATAAAAGATTTGTATTAAATttccaataaaattaaaattttg
Encoded proteins:
- the LOC114396010 gene encoding protein DETOXIFICATION 9-like isoform X2, which codes for MMDKEEATPLLRKSEVAPLEDDDAFCVELKRVGSMAAPMVAANMCQFLLQVVSLMMVGHLGLLVSFSGVAIAISFAEVTGFCVLMGMAGALETLCGQTYGAEEFTEIGNYTFCAIVTLLLVCLPISLLWIFMDKILLLFGQDPEISHVAHKYCICSIPALYGFAVLQCQIRYFQTQSMIFPMVFSSIAVLCLHVPICWGLVFKLGLGHVGAAYAIGISYWLNVIGLGIYMNYSPACEKTKIVFSFNALLSIPEFCQFAIPSGLMFCLNTTTLHYIIPYAVGASASTRISNELGAGNPKAAQGIVRVVVILGIVDGVIVSTFFVCCRHILGYAYSNDKEVVDYVSDIVPILCGSFTADSLIGALSGIARGGGFQQIGAYVNLGAYYLVGVPLAFLLGFVLHFNAKGLWMGSLTGSVLQVIILTVVTVLTDWQKEATKARERIVEKSIKVHNDSVI
- the LOC114396010 gene encoding protein DETOXIFICATION 9-like isoform X1; the encoded protein is MMDKEEATPLLRKSEVAPLEDDDAFCVELKRVGSMAAPMVAANMCQFLLQVVSLMMVGHLGLLVSFSGVAIAISFAEVTGFCVLMGMAGALETLCGQTYGAEEFTEIGNYTFCAIVTLLLVCLPISLLWIFMDKILLLFGQDPEISHVAHKYCICSIPALYGFAVLQCQIRYFQTQSMIFPMVFSSIAVLCLHVPICWGLVFKLGLGHVGAAYAIGISYWLNVIGLGIYMNYSPACEKTKIVFSFNALLSIPEFCQFAIPSGLMFCFEMWSFELLTLFAGLLPNPQLQTSVLSVCLNTTTLHYIIPYAVGASASTRISNELGAGNPKAAQGIVRVVVILGIVDGVIVSTFFVCCRHILGYAYSNDKEVVDYVSDIVPILCGSFTADSLIGALSGIARGGGFQQIGAYVNLGAYYLVGVPLAFLLGFVLHFNAKGLWMGSLTGSVLQVIILTVVTVLTDWQKEATKARERIVEKSIKVHNDSVI